In Zingiber officinale cultivar Zhangliang chromosome 1A, Zo_v1.1, whole genome shotgun sequence, the DNA window TACCTGCTTATAGCTTCAAGTGCTGCAAATACTCATATACAAAAGGGCATGTATATCGTGGGGGCACCCATACTCTTCCAAAGCCATCTGGTTGCAAAGACATGATTAAGTTGAACTCACAAGTCAcgatattataattgttaaaaaTGAACTGTTTTTTGTACAATCCCATCTATGATTCTATTAAGTTACTGCTGCATTCTACTCATTTCACTTGTAGACGATTATTCCCCATGGTTACTAAGCCTTCCTCTTAAACCAACTACTAATATGTATGAACTTACCTATATATAGCTTAGACAAACATGATGTGATGACAATGAACACTCAAGAAATAATATGGTCATTTTGCTTTTCATCAAATAATTTGTTGGTTTGATTGAACATGCTATCATTGTTTCTCTCCCTTGCATGACAAAACATGTTAAATAACTACCATTTCTTATTCACTATTTACAATGCATCAACCATTTCTTATTCACTATTTACAATGTATCAACCATTTCTTTATTTAAAATGTGacatatttttgttatttttactAAGACTTAATAAAATCCCTCGACTTTCAGATACAAAGGCATATATGACTATGCTAAATCTAAAGGAACAGACTTTGGTCTACCCTTTGGCCTTGATGCAGTTGTTGATGGGACTGTGCCAACAGGTGCCACCCTCGTCAATTTCttgatttattaattttttgGTATAGTTCCTATGAGCATTCTATAGCATTGAAAAATACTTATCAATCTCATGTAGGGTCTGGTCTTTCCAGCTCTGCAGCTTTGGTCTGTTCAGCAACGATTGCTATAATGGCTGTTCTTGATAATAATTTCCCAAAGGTATTTTGTTAATTGCTGAAATTGCATGAGTCTGAAGTTTGATTCTTTGGGTGCTGTATATTGCAGAATTGTAGAATCTACATAGGTTTGCATCTATAAATTTTGTTAGCTTTCATTGTTCTTATGACAATTGAAACATCATCATCTTTTGTTGCATTAACTTACAAATGATGGTATAACTGTGCTCAAAATTTGAACTTCAATAAAGAATTTTGCTTTCTTAATATATTTAGGTAACCAAAAATCTGTAAGTTTTTTTAAGTCAGTAATTGTGAAAGAATACTTTATTAATCCATTTTTCCATCTTCTTTGATGATTAAGCTTGAATTAATGcatcatattatagttcaaaatATATGTTGTGGGCGAGAGAGTTACAGTAAACTTGTATTTTATTCCCATTTATCTTATATATATTTTGCAGAAAGAAATTGCTCAACTTACATGTGAATGTGAACGGTACATTGGAACACAATCTGGTGGTATGGATCAGGTAAATTGTCTGCTGCTATTTACATTCTGCATCTAATATTGCTATTGTAGTAATACACTTCCTCTGAAGGAGAGTTTTGTATGGTATAAACTGTCAATTTTCTGTTTTacaatcataaatttaaataacatGTCAAATCTTCTTATTTTGATTTTTGTGCTTGATTTAACACTCATGCCACCTTGGTATATCACTTATTACAGTAGGTCAATATCAATAATATGCCTACTGTTTCCATCTTGCCAAAACCATCAGAATCCCAAACACATGTTCAGTCATAATTCTGTGAGATTCTATAGTGTTGTATATCAACTTGGGTGACTTAGATCGGTGATAGAACTGAAATAAGGGAGTAGGGAACTGGTGAATTTTGTTTTGCAGTATTAGGCTATCCTTTGGCCTAGATTAGTATCATCTATCCATATCTATATTCTCTCCAATTTGCTTTAAGAATTGGACTATGTCTGGGTTTACTTCTAGCCATTGGTCAGCTAGGATTTGAAACTAACCCAGTGTAAATGAGTCCAATTAATTTCGCAATGGCTTATCCACCATTTCCACCTCCTACCTCTTGGGAGGTGGGTACCCAGGTTTGTTTTATGGTGATGGAGTGATATTTGGAGGAATTTGGATTGCCAAGATGTTTCTCACTTTTCAAGGGACAACAATTTATTGCCTAGGCCTAGCATAGAGGCGAGATAGTAAACGGTGGTAGTTCTCAAGTGCAAAGTTTCTATCTGCTTGAATTTTCTTCCATAAAGAGAGATAGACTTACCTTGGAGAAGCGTACTTCTAAAACAAAGGGTGATTGGGGATTTGTAgatctttaattttattttcacatTTTTTGCTATGAGAATATTTCATACTCTTTCTTCCCCTGTCCAACTTATACAAAACTCACATGCTTTTTGTCTTCCATCAAAACTGCAACATGGAATGATATTCAACCTTGTTATTTTTAACTGGATTTACCATTTTGTAACTTGTTTATCTAATGTCGCAGCAATTTAGTCTATCATTTAATCTATTGTGGCAGGCGATATCCGTCATGGCAAAAACTGGATTTGCTGAGTTGATAGATTTTAATCCTATACGTGCTACTGATGTGAAATTACCAGATGGTGGAACTTTTGTAATTGCACATTCTCTTGCGGAATCTCAGAAAGCTGTGACAGCTGCAACAAACTACAACAATCGTGTTGTAGAATGTCGCTTGGCAGCGGtgtgtttatttttgtttctCATTTTGTATACTAATCTGTCTGTTCATTTCACCATCTTTATGTTGATTCATCTTGTGGAACTGGGATCTGTTTTCATCTGACTTTCATGCCTCAAATACTTGGTGCTGATCTGATGGTTTGTTGTAATTTTATCTGTGAAGCAACAGAGTATCCAAGCAATCAAACACCGAGAAAATTCTGATGCTCCATGTAACATGAAAATTAACATAAATTAAGTTGCCTAATATCTTTGCAGTTGCATTTCATTCTGTGTTGTAATCTTATGTATTAGCTTGAACTTGAGCAATTTTTGATGCTCTATGTAACATGAAAATAAACTTAGCATAAGATGCCTAATATCTTTGCATGTGCATTTTATTATGCAGTGCAAATCTTATGTATTAGCATAATTTGCTGCTGCTTAACTGTAAGTGTTTCCCAGGATTTATTGAGCCGAGTAGAGAGAGAGACTTAAATGTATTTGATGACTCTGGTTGCATTTCATATACTTCACCAATTTAGGATGCTAAATTTCACTATCCTTGGATTTGAATAATCTAAACTTGGTTTGATAACTACTACTTTAGTGGTGAAGATTGAAATTACACGTTCAGACATGCACAAGTTACAAGTTTATGATATTGGTATAAGAAGATAAATTATTTCCACTATTTTTCTCCGAAATTAAATTTGTTTTTGTTATGAATCAGATCAAAAGATCAAGAACTACATATTTAAGTTTCATGATTGTTTACCGTCAAATGATTTTAATCTCCATTTTTGTTGTTAGGCTTTGTTTTAAATCCGAACCTCACCTGCTTGTATTGATCTTGTATAGATTGTCCTTGCCATAAAGTTAGGGATGGCTGCAAATGATGCCATCTCCAAAGTGAAAACACTGTCCGATGTTGAGGGGCTATGTGTATCCTTTGCTGGTAAACATGGATCTTCAGATCCTTGTTTTGCTGTTAAGGTTGATTCTGGCTCATATGATCTCTATTGTTTACTTCTCTTGTTTATGTTTAGCATGCTTGGATTCTCCCTTGTAATGGTTTTAAGTTTTAACTGTTGTTCTTGGAATCAACAAATGCTAGTCTTGTAATTTATAGTCATGCTATTGCTCCAAACAGCTACACCAATCCtttattagtttagcaaatttacAAAAGAATTTCTAATATTATTTGAATACTGATATATAAGTATCTATATGGGTATACTTACATCACTGTCATGGTATTGCTAATTAGTAAGTGGTAGCTATGCTTCATACTTCATGACTCTAGGGATTTTCCAGTTTATATTGATACTAGGTGCCCTCCTGACTTAAGTACTCTTCATCCTGGTTCGAGAAAAGAATCGAGTAAATTTAAGGTTAAATGGATTAAAGATTTAATTGGTGATACTGCTTTTTCTGTAGTATGCTAATGAGCATGTAACATAACTAGGCCTGGAGTATGTGATAGTGGGTAATACATTTGCTAGGACATAGTTGTTGTAATGCCAAGATAAGGCATATAGCATTGTATTTTGCTAATATGTTAGAATATATTGAATTGAGTTTTTTGGATCCCTATTGTCatccctcctcttctcttctctcctctcctGTCCtcatctcctctcctctcctctcccttcccctcttttctcttttcctcATCCATATATCTAATGCTACATCAAACCTATGTTTATAGAAATTTGaaattattatttctttttgccctcctctcttctcttctctgctccccctttgaaattttatttatcaGTGCTGTGTCACACACATATAAAGATGATTTTGATGCTATATTCTTTGTTTGGTGTAGCATATATTTTCTAAGTTTATTACTTATTTGTTCATATACTTTCCATTAAACAGGCACACTTGAAGGAGGAGCCTTACACAGCAGAAGATATTGAGAAGATCATAGGAGCGAATCTTACATCCATTTTTGCAAACTCACTGTCATCACTAGATGTCCTAAAGGCTGCTCAACATTTTAAGATTTTTCAGGTTGCTTTATACTGTCGTTTTAGTTTTCACGCTTATAATTCTAttatagcaaaaggtgattactCTCACCCTAGGCACCCCTCACAGCCACCATAGATTGTTAATGAGAGCTGAGTATATTTGCAGTTCTTGGAATATCTCTTTATGCTCTGTGTTGTATCTATTTTAGCACTCACTTGGATGGTAGGATTCACGCATGAGCCTGTCTTGACTGGACTTGTGGCCTTGGTTGTAACCTTTGCCGAGATGCTCTGATTTGACAAATTCCTTGTGGAATCAGCTGAGTTCAAGTAATTCACTGTTAGATTTTTGATGTACACTAATAAAATCCTGCATGCAGAGAATGTGGAGTGGAAGCTGTTTCATCACCACAAATACTTGTGTCCTTCACCTTCAGGGGTTTGAAAAGTAAAAGATCTCAAATTTAGGAGAGAGAATAGACCCATAGCTCTATATGACGTTAATAAAGATGAAACTGTATTCTTTTGATTTCAAGCGAACAATACTGGTTCAACTCTTTTGTGACGTAATTGTGTATATCCAGTCACTTTTGTGATTAAATATCTGCtatacatatatatttttgttgatgtcTGAGACATTTCTTTCATTATATTGTCAAGCGTGCTTCACATGTTTACTCAGAAGCGAAGCGTGTCTATTCATTTAGAGATGTTGTCTTGTCAAAGCTCAGGTCAGTACTACAAAACTCTGCTTATAACTTCATCTTCATTCACCACGTCCTTTTCTGTTATCGCTTTTCATAAGCATTTGGTAACTGTTTTTATGTGTGAAATTTGTAGAGTTCTTTGTTTTCTACTACTTTCCAATTATATCTTCCTTTTGACAGTTCCATCCTGTAAATTGTTGTGATTCCCCTTCCTGTATAACTATTCCAGTATGTTATTGTATCTGATAATCCAAATAAGTTGaatgcttaatttttttttcttcttatggCAGGGTAATTGTCAATAGTTACAATATACAATTTactcttaataattttttttggccACTTCACTTTATTTTTCTGGACTTCTATCTCATTTCATGCAAGCAATTATGACTCAATCTCAAAGAAGCAAAATTTAATCATATTGTGAGTATGGCATCTAGGGTATGGCTAATATGCTACTCTAGGTCTACACATGGGAATCAACTTACCCTTTTTAATATGAAACTCTAAGCAATCTATGGTCGTCAATTGAGCCTTGGCGTAGATCTTCACTCTTGATGACTAATTTGTATCTGAGTATCTGTAGTCCCAAATGTGTATAAGGATCACATCAGTGATGTTGTAGGCCTAGAATAATCTGGATTGTCAATCGTGAATCCAGAGCCAGTACCAACTTGATATTAGGCCATGCATCAAATTAGCATTTGATACTGTTCTATTTCATTGTCAAGAAAATAAAGTTTTGGTGTTTATCAAGTCATTCTATTTATATTGTGATGGTTCTTCTGATAAAAGAAGTTGCAAATTCCAGCCATGATTAGAATTCTTTGCAGTTAATCTTTTGAGTTGATACCTCAGCTTGTCTTATTTTCAGTGATGATGATAAGCTTAAGAAGCTTGGTGAACTAATGAATGAGAGCCACAGTAGCTGCAGTGTACTGTATGAGTGCAGGTAGGAGCTTAGTCTTTTTTTTTGCATGCTTGTCTTAATTCACTGCTTCTATATGCTTGTTGAATTGTCTTTGAAGTATTATGACCAATCATTTATTAATTCAGAAGTCAAATCTCGCCTTGATTCCCCTacaaggatgagaggagtgaatgagTGGAAAGAAATATGGAGGGAGAAGCGGTAGAAATTTCCTTATTTATGTATCCTTGGGATGAAACCAAAGTAGAAGTCTTTTCCTCCATTTAGTTATTTTTTGAGTGAAAGAAAGAGGGAAGTTACTTTAttttctcaaatttaaaaatttcaaaaacctttaaaaattaataaGTAGATGgacttttttttataaaaaaaattatgaaattgtcAGTCTGAAATTGATGTAAAATTTTGTCCTATTTGGGTTATGGAGGAATACTTTAAACAAAGATTATGTTGGGCTTCAACCGCTCTTTCCCTCACTCTGTTAATCTTCCCACTTCTTTACCTAATAGGAAACACAGGCTAAAAGTGCTTGCTTTGAACACACTTTTAGCCTTAACTTGCTGCTCTGCACCATAGAAGATTTCACTCATTTGTGTGGATTTACTGGTCTGGATTGTGTACTATAATGTATATGTGAGAACTCATTTGCAGGATCATAACTTATTGTTGACCCAATAGTCCAATACATCAAGAATATGAAACTTCAATTAGTTTTATACATATTCAGTTTTTTTTGTCATTAATGTATCATTGCTTTTTGCATTTAGGTTGTTAGTGAGAATTTTCTCACGCtcaatgtaaaatatattaaatgatGATTGACTGAATGACATTTCAATCAGCTGCCCGGAGTTGGAAGAACTTGTAAAGATTTGTCGAGATAATGGAGCACTTGGAGCACGGCTTACAGGTGCTGGTTGGGGTGGCTGTGCAGTTGCTCTGGTGAAGGAAAGTATCCTTCCTCAGTTCATTCAAAATGTGAAGgtgagattttttttcaaaaaaaaaaggaaaagggaaaaagCATATGCTTCATTCATGCACTActagaaaaaaaattatgtttttatttcTCTGCAATGTCCCAAGAAAATCCCTCTACAAGGTCATGCCTTTTTTTATACTTGAGGCTTTGTTATCAAACTCTCATACCTTTCACTAGCAAGATATAATATGTATCTTTCTGAAACACCTGTAATTTGTTTATCTCATAGAAGAGAGAATGGCCATCTTTCGTACATTTTGTGCATGGGCCATATAGAGCACGCCTATGCTTGCATATTCCTGTCATATGGCAGTTCTACTGTTTGAGTTTCTATCCTCTGCATCTTGTTTTATCTTGTACTGATCCAATTTCTAGCCCCTCGGTCGATTATAGTTTGTGCTAAATGTTGGGCAGCTGCTTCTGAGGGTAATCCAATATTTTACCGTTGTAGATTTTTCCTCTGGATTGCTTTGTTATGGGGCTTTCGATGTTCTTATTACTGACCAACACTTTTAACATGGATTACTTTAATTTTAGCAATCATATGTTGTTGTGCAGGAGTCATTTTACAAGTCGAGGATTGAGAAAGGAGTCATCAGAAAGGATGACATCGGTCTTTATCTGTTTGCATCAAAGCCGTCAAGTGGTGCAGCTATTTTCAAGTTCTAGGTTTTCTTCGATTGCTTGTCTCTAGTAATTTTATGCTACCAGTGAAGGCCTAATTGTTATTGATTTTATTCTAGTTTCCAATTTGTTACAATAAGTTCTATTGACAATCCTGTATAAGCCTTAAGAAACTGGAAAATTTCCTTTCCTCAAGAAATACCAGACGGATAACACATTCCGTATTGGATTAGTTTCATGATGTTTCCATCCATCAAGACAATCTGATCTCTAAATCAGTTTTTGATCACTTTTAGTGTTTTAACATGTTTGATTGAAATGGAGACTTCATCATCTTTATTGATTGGGTAGCTATAGTTTCAGTTTCATTCTGTAGAAAAGCATTGCCATCAATTGATTATTGATGAAAGTTGGATTAACAAATTCGACTAGAATTTGTCTTGAGCACATCTATCTTTGAGCAAGGATTAGAGATCCTTATGTAGCTTCGGAGTCTGCAAAATTTTTCCCTGGACCAAGTTGATCAGCGGAACTCATGGATTGAAATCTCAACTTAAATCatgacaaacaaaaaaaaaaattgtgataaATTTTTTTTGACGAAAAGGCATAGTGAGAGTCACTAGACACATTGATCAAACTGAAGTTCTACGCTGGTGACTGAAAAGTCGGAAGTGTTAAAGTATTTGGTCAAAGAAAACAACTAATGAGGAAGACATATTGTTAACAAGTGGACGATCGAATTACTGGCCGCATGGGAAATTCAACAAATGTGGGAGAGTAAAACGAAATTCTCTCTGTCAGACaaagaacaaaagaaataaacaaaTTTTGTGAATGCTTGTGGACCACATCGTCCACATAGACGATCACCGGCGGAGGGAGTTGTACCCGTCGCGCCGCGTCATTCTATCCCTCCGGCTCGACCCCTCCGTGTTCCACCTGGTCTGCTGATCCCGCACGTACTGCTGCACCACCAACACCGACGACGTCGCCGAGAACTCCGCCGACACCAACAAGTCCCCGATTGGCCCCAACTCCTTGAATTCCACGAAGTTCGACAAGCTCGCCAACAGCACCGAAGTTGAGTCTCCCCCTTCCCTACCTACAATGTACAAGTTGTACGCGTCTCCCATCTCTCTGATCGCTTTCACCGTCTCCTCGCCGTCTCGAACCACCTTCTCCTCGTACGCCACCGACGCGTGGCTCGCGAACAGCTGCCTGAACCCCCTTACGTACTCGTCGTCGATTCGCTGCTCCACCCTGGCCCCTGAGAGCCCCGGCATCGCATTGGCCGCCTGCGATGAATCCACGGCCACCACGAACCGCGCCACCGTAAGGTGGACGCCGGGCCTCTTGGCGAAGCGGCTGGCGTAGAGGAGCGCCTCGCGGTCGTTGGGCCCGCCGAAGAAGAGGAGCGCCACGTGGTAGATGGCAAACTTGAAGTCGTGGTCGATTAGTTGACCGCGGTCGACGAGGAGCGCGACGGAGCAAGGCGCGTCGGCGAGGATACCCTGGTTGACGACGCGCACATGGGGGTTCATGTCCTCCATCTCGCCGTCGACGGTCAGCAGCTGGTGGAAGGGTAGGACGATGAGGGTGGCTTGGTAGCCCTCGGCGATGCGGAAGACGTCTTCGGGCATGGAGACGTAGGCGGAGACGGCGGTGAGGGACGAGACCGTGACGTTCGTCGACCGTTGCTGGTACCTTTCGAAGGCGGAAGTGATGAGCTGCGAATCCACCGGGTTGTCCGGCGTAGAGGACGTCGTGGTGTGAATGTCGTCGATGGGAATGGCGCGTTGACCGTCGACGGCGTCGTGCACGACGAGCATCGGCGGAGCGGAGCCGATGAGCTCGGCGAGGTGGACGGCGCAGACGGAGATAGGGAAGTGGTTGGCGAGGTAGAGGAGGCTGGTGATGGAGGGGACGTTCCGGAAAGTGTGGACGCAGG includes these proteins:
- the LOC122036820 gene encoding galactokinase-like — its product is MAHEDLPIPFYSSLDPVYGDGSLLEEAQIRFQTVKAKFVELFGREPQLYARSPGRVNLIGEHIDYEGYSVLPMAIRQDTIVAIGKRDAGESSKEVRIGNVNPKYSVCTYPADPHQEVDLKNHKWGHYFICGYKGIYDYAKSKGTDFGLPFGLDAVVDGTVPTGSGLSSSAALVCSATIAIMAVLDNNFPKKEIAQLTCECERYIGTQSGGMDQAISVMAKTGFAELIDFNPIRATDVKLPDGGTFVIAHSLAESQKAVTAATNYNNRVVECRLAAIVLAIKLGMAANDAISKVKTLSDVEGLCVSFAGKHGSSDPCFAVKAHLKEEPYTAEDIEKIIGANLTSIFANSLSSLDVLKAAQHFKIFQRASHVYSEAKRVYSFRDVVLSKLSDDDKLKKLGELMNESHSSCSVLYECSCPELEELVKICRDNGALGARLTGAGWGGCAVALVKESILPQFIQNVKESFYKSRIEKGVIRKDDIGLYLFASKPSSGAAIFKF